Proteins from a single region of Juglans microcarpa x Juglans regia isolate MS1-56 chromosome 5S, Jm3101_v1.0, whole genome shotgun sequence:
- the LOC121268060 gene encoding nudix hydrolase 2-like, translated as MSASGNRVFGEESNEKNLITAHEVNDQFSGVIVEMPPALHPIDAAVFGSLLRSSISRWRQQGKKGIWLKLPIEMVNLVEAAVKEGFLYHHAEPKYLMLICWIPGGAHTLPANASHRVGIGAFIMNEKRELLVVQEKHGSLRGKGVWKLPTGTVDEGEDICAAAEREVKEETGIDAEFVEVLTFRQTHKSFFEKSDLFFLCMLRPLSFAIQKQDSEIEAAQWMPFEEYAAQPYVQKHELMKFINNLCLVKIDREYSGFSAVPETSTSSSDKRSYLYMNRSSSWGLSRE; from the exons ATGTCGGCGTCCGGGAATCGAGTGTTTGGTGaagaaagtaatgaaaaaaaCCTAATAACTGCGCATGAAGTGAATGATCAGTTTAGTGGGGTCATTGTGGAAATGCCCCCGGCCCTGCACCCCATCGACGCTGCTGTCTTTGGCTCTCTTCTTAGATCTTCAATTTCTCGTTGGAGACAGCAG GGAAAGAAGGGAATCTGGCTCAAATTACCCATCGAGATGGTCAATCTTGTGGAAGCTGCTGTTAAG GAAGGATTCTTGTACCACCATGCAGAACCGAAATACTTAATGCTCATATGTTGGATTCCTGGAGGAGCTCATACTCTTCCTGCAAATGCTTCCCACCGAGTGGGTATTGGTGCATTTATCATGAATGAAAAAAGAGag TTGCTAGTTGTCCAAGAAAAGCATGGATCTTTGCGGGGGAAAGGAGTCTGGAAACTCCCTACAGGAACTGTCGATGAG GGGGAAGACATCTGTGCAGCCGCAGAGAGGGAAGTAAAAGAAGAGACGGGA ATCGACGCAGAATTTGTGGAAGTGCTAACATTCAG ACAAACCCACAAGTCGTTCTTTGAGAAGTCGGatttattctttttgtgcatGCTGCGACCCCTTTCCTTCGCTATCCAGAAACAGGATTCAGAGATAGAGGCAGCTCag TGGATGCCATTCGAGGAATATGCGGCACAGCCATATGTCCAAAAACACGAGCTCATGAAGTTCATCAACAATCTATGTTTGGTGAAGATTGATAGGGAGTATTCTGGGTTTTCAGCAGTGCCAGAAACATCAACTTCTTCTTCTGATAAAAGGAGCTACTTGTATATGAACAGATCATCATCATGGGGCCTCAGTAGGGAGTAA
- the LOC121268061 gene encoding nuclear transcription factor Y subunit B-3, with protein sequence MADSEDESGGGQNNANFNGEYSSLREQDRLLPIANVSRIMKKALPANGKISKEAKETVQECVSEFISFITGEASDKCQREKRKTINGDDLLWAMTTLGFEEYVEPLKIYLQKFREMEGEKSSSTTSTAVAGGRQGERDIGGDGSVGNSGNSGVGMMYGGVQSTMMMMGHNYHGGHDMYGSSVSGSGSGASSGRQR encoded by the coding sequence ATGGCTGACTCCGAGGACGAGTCTGGAGGAGGGCAAAACAACGCAAACTTCAACGGCGAGTACTCTTCCCTGAGAGAGCAGGACAGGCTTTTGCCTATAGCAAACGTGAGCAGGATCATGAAGAAAGCGTTGCCGGCCAACGGGAAGATCTCCAAGGAAGCTAAAGAAACCGTACAAGAATGTGTGTCGGAATTCATCAGCTTCATTACCGGAGAAGCCTCCGATAAGTGCCagagggagaagaggaagacCATCAACGGCGACGATCTTCTGTGGGCCATGACAACGCTGGGGTTCGAAGAGTATGTGGAGCCGTTGAAGATTTATCTGCAGAAGTTCAGAGAGATGGAGGGAGAAAAGAGTAGCAGTACTACTAGTACAGCTGTGGCCGGCGGAAGGCAAGGGGAGAGGGATATTGGCGGCGATGGCAGTGTTGGGAATAGTGGGAACTCTGGGGTTGGGATGATGTATGGTGGGGTGCAATCCACTATGATGATGATGGGTCATAATTATCATGGTGGCCATGACATGTATGGATCATCAGTCAGTGGAAGTGGTAGTGGAGCCTCCTCTGGAAGGCAAAGGTAG